Sequence from the Thermomonas sp. HDW16 genome:
CGTACCTGCTGGTGGTCGGTGACCGCGAGAAGGAAAACGGCATGCTCTCGGTGCGCACGCGGGGTGGGGAAGACCTCGGTAACATGTCCGTCGCCGACTTCGCCTCGCGTTTGCGTCAGGAGCAGGCCGGCTAACGCTTGTTTGCTCGAAAAAACCGGCGGACGATTCCGGAATCGTCCGCCCATCGGCCCAACCCGGGCCTTCTTCTGGAGATTGCAATATCAGTACCACCGACTCGAAGCAGAACCGCAGGAATCAGGAAATCCGCGTCCCGCGCGTGCGCGTGATTGGCAGCGACGGCGAGATGATCGGCGTGCTTTCCCGCGATGAAGCCCTGCGCATGGCCGAGGACGAAGCCCTCGACCTGGTGGAAATCCAGCCGAACGCCGATCCGCCGGTCTGCAAGATCATGGACTTCGGCAAGTTCAAGTTCGAGCTGCAGAAGAAGGCCAACGAGGCCAAGAAGAAGACCAAGCAGGTCGAGATCAAGGAAGTGAAGTTCCGTCCGGTCACGGACGAGGGCGACTACCAGATCAAGCTGCGCAAGATGCGCGAGTTCCTCGAGGAAGGCGACAAGATCAAGGTCAACATCCGCTTCCGTGGCCGCGAAATGAGCCACCAGGAACTGGGCCGGCAGATGGCGGCGCGGATCGAGACCGACCTCGGCGAGGACATCGTCATCGAATCGCGCCCGCGCCTGGAAGGCCGGCAGATGGTGATGATGATCGCTCCGAAGAAGAAATAAATTCCCGCAAGGGGCTGATTTCGCAAGGAAAGATTGCAAACCCGGCAGGCGGCCGCCATAATGTGCGGCCCGGTTCGCCGGGTTTGTTGTTGAGTGGCACCCAGGACCCGCCTTGATCCCTTGAGGATCAAAGGCTTATCACCGGCTCAGGCAGGATGGAAAGCCCTGATTTTTGGGCTTCGCGACGTAGGAGCAAAGGCCGTAAGGCCTTGCTACGTAGTCGCAAAGACCAAAAAGAAGGCGCCTCGACCAGTTCAGTAGATTTCGCAAGGATTCCCAATGCCCAAGATCAAGACCAATCGGGCGGCGGCCAAGCGCTTCCGGAAGACCGCTTCCGGCAAGTACAAGTGCGGCCACGCCAACAAGAGCCACATCCTCACCAAGAAAGCGACCAAGCGGAAGCGCAACCTGCGGCAGACGAACCACGTTCGTGCCGAGGACGCGGGCCGTCTGGACCGCATGCTTCCGTATTTGTGAGGAGATAAAACATGGCACGAGTTAAACGTGGTGTTACGGCGCGAGCCCGTCACAAGAAAATCCTGAAGCAGGCGAAGGGCTACTACAACGCCCGTCGCAAGGTCTTCCGCGTCGCCAAGCAGGCCGTCACCAAGGCCCTGCAGTACGCGTACATCGGCCGCAAGCAGAAGAAGCGCCATTTCCGCACCCTGTGGATCGCGCGTATCAATGCTGCTTCGCGCGCCAACGGCATGAGCTACAGCCGCTTCATGAACGGCCTCCTGAAGGCCGGGATCACCCTGGACCGCAAGGTGCTGGCGGACATCGCCGTGCACGACGCGGCGGGCTTTACCGCCCTGACCGAAAAGGCCAAGGGCGCTTTGGCGGCGTAAGCCGTCACTCCACAGCAGTTGTAGCGGCGGCCTCGGTCGCCATCACGTGGGGAAGGGCGCAAGTCCTTCCCCACGTCTGTTTTACGGCATGCGGTTTATGGGATCCCAAAACGACATGAGCGACATCGATTCGTTGTCCACGCAGGCGCTGGCCGATATTGCCGCCGCTGCGACACCCGACGCGCTGGAAGCGTTGCGCGTGGGCCTGCTCGGCAAGAGCGGCAGCATCACCGCGCAGTTGAAGGCGCTGGGCGCGCTGCCGGGCGATCAGCGCAAGGCTGCGGGCGAAGCGATCAACCGCGCGCGCGACGCCATCGGCGAAGCGTTGTCCGCACGCAAGACCGCGCTGGACGATGCTGCGCTGGACGCGCGTCTGGCCGGCGAAGCCATCGACGTCACCCTGCCGGGCCGCGATGCCGCGCGCGGTGGTGTGCATCCGGTCAGCCGCACGCTGGAACGCATCACCGAAATCTTTGGCCGCCTTGGTTACGAGCTTGCCGATGGCCCGGAAATCGAGGACGACTGGCACAACTTCGAAGCGCTGAACTTCCCGCCGCACCATCCGGCGCGCGCGATGCACGACACCTTCTACTTCGGCGATGGCCGCCTGCTGCGCACGCACACTTCGGGTGTGCAGGTGCGCTACATGAAAGACCACCAGCCGCCGTTGCGCATGATCGCCGCCGGCAAGGTCTATCGCAGCGACAGCGACCAGACTCACACCCCGATGTTCCATCAGGTCGAAGGCCTGCTGGTCGACGAGCATGCGAGCTTCGCCGATCTGAAGGGCACGCTGGCCGAATTCGTGCGCGCGTTCTTCGAGCGCGATTTTCAGATGCGCTTCCGCCCGAGCTATTTCCCGTTCACCGAGCCATCCGCGGAAGTCGACATCGCCTGGCAGCAGGCCGATGGCAGCACGCGCTGGCTGGAAGTGCTGGGCTGCGGGATGGTGCATCCGAACGTGCTGCGCAATATCGGCATCGATCCCGAGAAATACACCGGCTTCGCCTTCGGCCTCGGCGTCGAGCGCTTCGCGATGCTGCGTTACGGCGTGGACGACCTGCGTTCCTTCTTCGACAACGATGTGCGCTTCCTGAGGCAGTTCGCATGAAGTTCTCCGAAAACTGGCTGCGCCAGCACGTCAAGACCAACGCAACGCGCGAGGAACTCGCCGCCACGCTGACTGCGATCGGTCTTGAAGTGGAAGAAATGACCGTAGTCGGCGATGCACTGAACGGCGTGGTCGTCGCCCGCATCGTGTCCGCCGAAAAACATCCGGAAGCCGACAAGCTGCAGGTCTGCCAGATCGATGCCGGCAATGGTTCGATGCTGCCGATCGTCTGCGGCGCGCCGAATGCGCGCCCGGGTTTGCTGGCACCGCTTGCGACCATCGGCACCAAGATCGGCGATCTCACCATCAAGGCCGCGAAGCTGCGTGGCGTCGAATCCAACGGCATGCTGTGCTCGGCGAAGGAGCTGGGCCTCGATGCCGATGCATCGGGTTTGTTGGAGTTGCCAGGCGATGCACCAGTCGGCATGCCGCTGGCCGAATACCTCGGCCTGCCGGATGCCAGCATCGAACTGAAGCTGACCCCGAACCGCGCCGACTGCTTCGGTGTGCGCGGCATCGCGTTCGATGTGGCCGCTGCGACTGGCAGCGAAGTCGAGCCGCTGGACGCGGTGCCGATGCCCGCACTGCACGATGCTGCCGTGCCGGTCGAATTGAACGCCGGTGCGGATGCGCCGCGCTTCCTCGGTCGCGTGATCGAAGGCGTGGATGCCTCCGTGACCACGCCGATCTGGATGGCCGAGCGCCTGCGTCGCAGCGGCGTGCGTCCGCTGAGCTTGCTGGTCGATGTCACCCAGTATGTGATGCTGGAACTCGGCCAGCCGATGCATGCCTATGATCGCGACTTGCTGAAGGGCCCGCTTGGCGTGCGCTTGGCGCGCGCTGGCGAAACGTTGAAACTGCTCAACGGTGACGAGGCCAAGCTGGATGCACAGTTTCTCGTCATCACCGACGCGGACCGCGTGGTCGGACTGGCCGGGATCATGGGCGGCAACGACACCAAGGTCGGCGATGCCACCCGCAACGTGTTGCTGGAAGCCGCGCATTTCGCCCCCGCTGCAATCATCGGCCGCAGCCGCAAGCTGGGCCTGCATACCGATGCCGGCCATCGCTTCGAGCGCGGCGTGGATCCGGAACTGCCGCGTATCGCCATCGAACACGCCACGCGCCTGATCGTGGAGATTGCTGGCGGTGCGCCGGGCCCGGTGGTCGAAGCCGTGTTGCCCGAATTCCTGCCGCAGCCGCAGGCCATCCCGCTGCGTCGTGCGCGTCTTGCACGCGTGCTGGGCACGCAGGTGGGCGACGCCGAAGTGGCGCGCATCCTCAATGCACTCGGCCTTGCCGTCGAAGTCATGGCCGATGGCTGGAGTGTCACCCCACCGGCACGTCGCTTCGACATCGCCATCGAGGAAGACTTGATCGAGGAAATCGCGCGCATCCACGGCTACGACGCGATCCCGACCACGCTGCCCGGCGGCGCCACCCGCCTGGTCAATCCCAGCGAAACCCGCAGCAGCGAGCACGATGCGCGCCGCCAGTTGGTCGCGCGCGATTATCTGGAAGCGATCAACTACGCCTTCGTCGATGCCGACCTGCTGGCCAAATGGCAGCTCGCCGATGGCGGCGTGGCGTTGGCCAATCCGCTCAGTGCGGAACTCGGCGTGATGCGTACGCGCCTGCTGCCGGGGCTGACGGCTGCACTCGCGCGCAATGCCGCGCGCCAGCAGTCGCGCGTGCGACTGTTCGAGATCGGCAAGACCTTCGCGGCATCGGGCGATGCGCCCATCGAGACCCGCCGCATCGCCGCCGTCGCCATGGGCGATGCAGCGGCGGAACAATGGGGCATTGCGGCGCGCAAGCTCGACTTCCATGATCTCAAGGGCGACCTCGACAGCCTGGCTGCGTTGTCCGGTGCCGAACTGGAATATCGCGCTTCGGCAGAGCCGTTCGCGCATCCGGGACGATCTGCCGATATCTATCGCGATGGCGTGCGCCTCGGTTGGATCGGCCAGCTGCATCCGCGCCTGCAGCAAGCACTCGACATCGACGCCGAGGTCTATGGCTTCGAGTTGGAACTCGATCCGCTGCTGGCGCGTTCATTGCCGCGTGCGCAGGCGCTGTCGAAGTATCCGTCCGTCCGCCGGGATCTTGCGTTCGTCGTGCCGGAAGCGGTGTCCTGGGATGCCATGCAGGCGACCGCAAAACAGGCCGCAGGCCCGTCGCTGCGCCAGCTGCGGCTGTTCGACCGCTATGCCGGCAAGGGTGTGGAAACCGGATTCAAGAGTCTCGCCATGGCCTTGATTTTGCAGGACGAAACGCGCACCCTGACCGACCGCGATGTGGAAGCGGTGGTGACCGAGGTGGTCGCCGCGCTGGAGCAAGACCACGGCGCGGTCATCCGGAGCTGAAGGGGACAGCAATGGCGTTGACCAAGGCGGAAATGGCCGAGCGTCTGTACGAAGACGTGGGCCTGAACAAGCGCGAGGCGAAGGAATTCGTCGATGCGTTCTTCGATGCATTGCGCGAAGCGCTGGAGCAGGGCCGCCAGGTCAAGCTGTCCGGCTTCGGCAATTTCGACCTGCGCCGCAAGAACCAGCGGCCCGGCCGCAACCCGAAGACCGGCGAGGAGATCCCGATCTCCGCGCGCACAGTGGTGACCTTCCGCCCCGGCCAGAAGCTGAAGGAACGCGTGGAAGCCTACGTCGGAGCCGCGCATGCTTGATCCGGGCAGTAACCGCGAACTTCCGCCGATCCCGGCCAAGCGCTACTTCACCATCGGCGAAGTCAGCGAGCTGTGCGACGTCAAGCCGCACGTGCTGCGCTACTGGGAAACCGAATTCCCCAGTCTCGAACCGGCCAAGCGCCGTGGCAACCGCCGCTACTACCAGCGCCACGACGTGCTGATGGTGCGCCAGATCCGCAGCCTGTTGTACGAACAGGGCTACACCATCGGCGGCGCGCGCCTGCGCCTGGAAGGCGAGGGCGCGAAGCAGGAATCCGCGCTCAGCAACCAGATTGCCAAGCAGGTGCGGGTAGAACTGGAAGAAGTCCTGCAATTGCTGCGCCGCTGAGCGCTACGAAGCAGCGACTCGACAGGTTACAATTCGTGTTCGCGAAGTCGGGGCGTAGCGCAGCCTGGTAGCGCATCTGCCTGGGGGGCAGAGGGTCGTCGGTTCGAATCCGGCCGTCCCGACCAATTCGCGGAACCTGAAGTGACAAGACACGCTCGAACGCCCGGCATCGTCCGGGCGTTTCGCTTTTCGCGGTTCACCCGGCAGTTGAACTTCAGGCGATGCGCTCGGTCACACTGCGCCGAATGGATCGATGGAGCGTACGGATGCGGATGACGATGCTGGCGGTTGCGTTGAGCTCGATGTTGCTGATGCCGCTGCAGGCGCAACAGGCGGCCCCGGTGCCCGTGAACGCGAACCCGTCTGCCCCCACCACGCAACAGGCCATGTCCGCCGATGGCATCCGCACAGAAGCCACTGTGGTGGTCACCGGCGAGCAACCGGGGCCTGGCTTGTGGCTGGTGCGCAATGGCAATCACGACCTGTGGATACTCGGCACGTTGAGTCCGTTGCCTGCGGGCATGCAGTGGCAGTCGAAGCAGTTGGATGAGATCGTCGCGAATGCGCAGGAAGTGATCTACGAGCCATCGTTGAACGTGAACTCCGACATCAGCAAGTTCCGTGCGTTGCTGTTGCTCCCTTCACTCATCGGGATCAAGAACAACCCGGATGGCAAGCGGCTGTCGGAGGTGTTGCCGCCGGTGACTTACGTGCGATGGAGCGCCTACCGCGATCGATTCCTCGATCGCGATGCCGACAAGTTGCGCCCCGCATTTGCTGCGGAAGCGCTGTGGAAGGCGGCGATCAAGCGCAGCGGCATGAGCGACAAGAACGTGGCGAAGACGACGGTCGCAGCGGCGGTCGAGCGCTACCACCCCAAGGTCACGCTGGTGCGGCAGACCATCACGGTGAAGGATCCGAAAGCCGTCCTCAAGCAGTTCAAGGCCTCGGAACTGGAAGATCGGATTTGCCTGGAACGCACCCTCGACCGACTGGGACAGGACATGGAAACTCTGCGCGCGCGCGCCAACGCATGGGCGATGGGGAACGTGGCGGCGATTCGCGCGCTGCCGCAGAACGACCAGTACCAAGCATGTATGGAAGCCATCACCGAAAGCGGCATCGGCCGCAAGCTGGGCATGGGCGATGTCGCTGCCCGCTTGCAGGCCGAATGGCTGGCGAAAGCAGAAGCGGCGCTTGCGACCAATACCACGACCCTGGCGATCCTGCCGATGCAGGAATTGTTGCGCGCAGGCGATGTGATGGATCAGCTCAAGGCCAAGGGCTACACCGTACTCGCGCCGGACGAATGAACCGGCGCGTATCGGTCAGGCGCTGCGCACCGCGCTGGTGGCTGGTTGCGCAAGTTGCGGCCAGCGCTTGATGATCGATGCGCGAATGCCGTCGGCATCCAGCCCAGCTTCGGCCAACAGATCCTCGCGGCTGGCGTGGTGCTGGAATTCATCCGGCAGGCCCAGGTGCAGGATCGGCATGGCGATGCCCTCCGCCGCCAGCAGTTCGGCTACGCCGCTGCCGGCACCACCGGCGACCACATTGTCTTCCAGCGTGACGAAACCTTCGTGCGTACTGGCCAGTTCCAGGATCAACGCGCGATCCAGCGGCTTCACGAAACGCATATTGACCACGGTGAGGCCGAGTCCTTCCCCGACTTTTTCTGCCGCCGGCACGAGTGCGCCGAAGGCGAGCAGGGCGATGCGTGATCCGCTGTGTCGCAGCTGCGCCTTGCCGATGGGGAGCGTGTCCAGCGATTGCGAAACCGCAACGCCAGGGCCGGTGCCGCGCGGATAGCGGACGGCGGCCGGGCCTTCGAATTCAAAGCCGGTGCTAAGCATCTGCCGGCATTCGTTTTCGTCGGCAGGCGCCATCACCACCATGTTCGGCACGCAGCGCAGGTAGCTGAGGTCCAGGTTGCCGGCGTGCGTCGCGCCGTCCGGGCCGACCACGCCGCCGCGGTCGATGGCGAACAGCACGTCGAGCTTCTGGATCGCCACGTCGTGCACCAGCTGGTCGTAGCCGCGTTGCAGGAAGGTCGAGTAGATCGCAACGACGGGCTTGGCACCTTCGCAAGCCATGCCGGCGGCCAACGTCACCGCGTGCTGCTCGGCGATGGCGACATCGAAATAGCGTTCCGGATATTCCTTGCTGAAACGCACCAGGCCGGAGCCTTCGCGCATCGCCGGGGTGATGGCAAGCAGCTTGTCATCGGCCGCCGCCATGTCGCATAGCCAGTCGCCGAACACGTCCGTGTAGGTGGGCTTCTTCGCGCCGCCGGCCTTCGCCACCACGCCTTGCGCGGGGTCGAACGGGCTGACCGCGTGGTAGCCGATCTGGTCGCCTTCGGCGAGTTCGTAGCCCTTGCCCTTGACCGTCATCACATGCAGTAGTTGCGGACCCTTCAGGCCTTGCAGGGTCTTGAGCACGCCGAGCAAGGCATCGGTGTCGTGGCCGTCGATCGGGCCGGTGTAGTGGAAGCCCATTTCCTCGAACAGGGTGGAGGGCACGAACATGCCCTTCCAGTGTTCTTCCCAGCGGCGCACGAATTTCGCCGGGCCGGCGTGTTTGTCGCCAAGCAGCTTCTTGCCGCCTTCGCGCAGCGCATTGAGCGTCTTGCTGCCGGTCATGCGGCCGAGCATCTTGGTCAGCCCGCCGACCGCTTCGCTGATCGACATCCGGTTGTCGTTGAGGATGACCAGCAGGTTGGGTTCCTGGTCCATGCCGCCGGCGTGGTTCAGTGCTTCATAGACCATGCCCGCGGTCATCGCGCCGTCGCCGATCACCGCGACGACTTTGCGGTCGTTGCCGGCACGCGCATTGGCGATCGCCATGCCCAACGCGGCGGAGATCGAGGTAGACGAATGGCCCACGCCAAAGGTGTCGTAGTCGGATTCCTCGCGCTTCGGGAATGGCGCCACGCCGTCCTTCTGCTTGACCGTGTGGATCTGGTCGCGGCGGCCGGTCAGGATCTTGTGCGGGTAGCACTGATGGCCCACGTCCCAGACGATGCGATCGTCCGGCGTGTTGTACAGGTAGTGCAGCACCGTGGTCAGTTCCACCACGCCGAGGCCGGCGCCGAAATGCCCGCCGGATTTGCCCACGGATTCGATCAGGTAGGCGCGCAGCTCGTCGGCGACGGCGCGCACATCGGATTCGGGAAGCTGGCGCAGCTCGGCCGGGCTGTCGATCTTCGACAGCAGGGGGTAGCGGGTGGCGTCGATCATGTGGGTATTGTCGCGCCGCAATGATGTGGGGGCAATGAAGTGCGCCTGTCCGTGACGAAGTGTGAACCCCAAAGACAAAGGCCCGGACTAGCCGGGCCTTTGCTGACGTCCCGCGGGGAGGTGCGGGTTACCAGATCACCACTTGCTTGTCGCCGGTGCGCACCATCGGGTCGCCGGCCTTGCAGCCGAACGCCGTGGCGAAGGCCGGCATGTTGGACGGGGCACCGATGGCGCGGTATTCGGCCAGGGCGTGTTCGTCGGTCTGCAGGCGCTTGTCCAGTTCCTGCGGGGTGAAGTTGCGACGCCACACCGTGGCCCAGCCGTAGAAGAAGCGCTGGTCGCGGGTCAGGCCGTCGATCATCGGATCGGGCTGGCCGGCAGTGGCCTTGAGCAGGGCGTCGTGGGCGGTGTTCAGGCCGCCCAGGTCGGCGATGTTCTCGCCCAGGGTGTGGTTGCCGTTGAGGTTCTTGCCGTTGCTGGCCTTGTAGCCGTCGAACTGGG
This genomic interval carries:
- the infC gene encoding translation initiation factor IF-3, whose protein sequence is MSTTDSKQNRRNQEIRVPRVRVIGSDGEMIGVLSRDEALRMAEDEALDLVEIQPNADPPVCKIMDFGKFKFELQKKANEAKKKTKQVEIKEVKFRPVTDEGDYQIKLRKMREFLEEGDKIKVNIRFRGREMSHQELGRQMAARIETDLGEDIVIESRPRLEGRQMVMMIAPKKK
- the pheT gene encoding phenylalanine--tRNA ligase subunit beta; the protein is MKFSENWLRQHVKTNATREELAATLTAIGLEVEEMTVVGDALNGVVVARIVSAEKHPEADKLQVCQIDAGNGSMLPIVCGAPNARPGLLAPLATIGTKIGDLTIKAAKLRGVESNGMLCSAKELGLDADASGLLELPGDAPVGMPLAEYLGLPDASIELKLTPNRADCFGVRGIAFDVAAATGSEVEPLDAVPMPALHDAAVPVELNAGADAPRFLGRVIEGVDASVTTPIWMAERLRRSGVRPLSLLVDVTQYVMLELGQPMHAYDRDLLKGPLGVRLARAGETLKLLNGDEAKLDAQFLVITDADRVVGLAGIMGGNDTKVGDATRNVLLEAAHFAPAAIIGRSRKLGLHTDAGHRFERGVDPELPRIAIEHATRLIVEIAGGAPGPVVEAVLPEFLPQPQAIPLRRARLARVLGTQVGDAEVARILNALGLAVEVMADGWSVTPPARRFDIAIEEDLIEEIARIHGYDAIPTTLPGGATRLVNPSETRSSEHDARRQLVARDYLEAINYAFVDADLLAKWQLADGGVALANPLSAELGVMRTRLLPGLTAALARNAARQQSRVRLFEIGKTFAASGDAPIETRRIAAVAMGDAAAEQWGIAARKLDFHDLKGDLDSLAALSGAELEYRASAEPFAHPGRSADIYRDGVRLGWIGQLHPRLQQALDIDAEVYGFELELDPLLARSLPRAQALSKYPSVRRDLAFVVPEAVSWDAMQATAKQAAGPSLRQLRLFDRYAGKGVETGFKSLAMALILQDETRTLTDRDVEAVVTEVVAALEQDHGAVIRS
- the dxs gene encoding 1-deoxy-D-xylulose-5-phosphate synthase → MIDATRYPLLSKIDSPAELRQLPESDVRAVADELRAYLIESVGKSGGHFGAGLGVVELTTVLHYLYNTPDDRIVWDVGHQCYPHKILTGRRDQIHTVKQKDGVAPFPKREESDYDTFGVGHSSTSISAALGMAIANARAGNDRKVVAVIGDGAMTAGMVYEALNHAGGMDQEPNLLVILNDNRMSISEAVGGLTKMLGRMTGSKTLNALREGGKKLLGDKHAGPAKFVRRWEEHWKGMFVPSTLFEEMGFHYTGPIDGHDTDALLGVLKTLQGLKGPQLLHVMTVKGKGYELAEGDQIGYHAVSPFDPAQGVVAKAGGAKKPTYTDVFGDWLCDMAAADDKLLAITPAMREGSGLVRFSKEYPERYFDVAIAEQHAVTLAAGMACEGAKPVVAIYSTFLQRGYDQLVHDVAIQKLDVLFAIDRGGVVGPDGATHAGNLDLSYLRCVPNMVVMAPADENECRQMLSTGFEFEGPAAVRYPRGTGPGVAVSQSLDTLPIGKAQLRHSGSRIALLAFGALVPAAEKVGEGLGLTVVNMRFVKPLDRALILELASTHEGFVTLEDNVVAGGAGSGVAELLAAEGIAMPILHLGLPDEFQHHASREDLLAEAGLDADGIRASIIKRWPQLAQPATSAVRSA
- a CDS encoding TraB/GumN family protein, yielding MRMTMLAVALSSMLLMPLQAQQAAPVPVNANPSAPTTQQAMSADGIRTEATVVVTGEQPGPGLWLVRNGNHDLWILGTLSPLPAGMQWQSKQLDEIVANAQEVIYEPSLNVNSDISKFRALLLLPSLIGIKNNPDGKRLSEVLPPVTYVRWSAYRDRFLDRDADKLRPAFAAEALWKAAIKRSGMSDKNVAKTTVAAAVERYHPKVTLVRQTITVKDPKAVLKQFKASELEDRICLERTLDRLGQDMETLRARANAWAMGNVAAIRALPQNDQYQACMEAITESGIGRKLGMGDVAARLQAEWLAKAEAALATNTTTLAILPMQELLRAGDVMDQLKAKGYTVLAPDE
- the rplT gene encoding 50S ribosomal protein L20 translates to MARVKRGVTARARHKKILKQAKGYYNARRKVFRVAKQAVTKALQYAYIGRKQKKRHFRTLWIARINAASRANGMSYSRFMNGLLKAGITLDRKVLADIAVHDAAGFTALTEKAKGALAA
- a CDS encoding integration host factor subunit alpha, with translation MALTKAEMAERLYEDVGLNKREAKEFVDAFFDALREALEQGRQVKLSGFGNFDLRRKNQRPGRNPKTGEEIPISARTVVTFRPGQKLKERVEAYVGAAHA
- the pheS gene encoding phenylalanine--tRNA ligase subunit alpha, which translates into the protein MSDIDSLSTQALADIAAAATPDALEALRVGLLGKSGSITAQLKALGALPGDQRKAAGEAINRARDAIGEALSARKTALDDAALDARLAGEAIDVTLPGRDAARGGVHPVSRTLERITEIFGRLGYELADGPEIEDDWHNFEALNFPPHHPARAMHDTFYFGDGRLLRTHTSGVQVRYMKDHQPPLRMIAAGKVYRSDSDQTHTPMFHQVEGLLVDEHASFADLKGTLAEFVRAFFERDFQMRFRPSYFPFTEPSAEVDIAWQQADGSTRWLEVLGCGMVHPNVLRNIGIDPEKYTGFAFGLGVERFAMLRYGVDDLRSFFDNDVRFLRQFA
- a CDS encoding MerR family transcriptional regulator — translated: MLDPGSNRELPPIPAKRYFTIGEVSELCDVKPHVLRYWETEFPSLEPAKRRGNRRYYQRHDVLMVRQIRSLLYEQGYTIGGARLRLEGEGAKQESALSNQIAKQVRVELEEVLQLLRR
- the rpmI gene encoding 50S ribosomal protein L35; protein product: MPKIKTNRAAAKRFRKTASGKYKCGHANKSHILTKKATKRKRNLRQTNHVRAEDAGRLDRMLPYL